CACGGTGCTTTAGCTGCCATTTGCATAATTAAATCAAAGATAGAGATAGTGCCCTTTAACTGCCACTTTGAGGTCGATGGTCACACACAAACACTTAGCTTTCATGCATCAAGTCAAAACATATTAATTAAGGTCTGAATCGTCCCACGTCAGGTTTTAACTGCTCAATGAGATCATCCCATCAGAGATCAGACCAGTCTGAAAACTCTGAATATAAATTGCACAGATCGATCTTGATGTCGATGTCATGGGAAGTGTTCtctgaaacaaacaaacatgtcCTTGATTGCATTGCAGGCGACATCCACGGGCAGTACCCGGACCTGCTGCGGCTGTTCGAACTCGGCGGGTTCCCGCCAAAGCACAAGTACCTGTTCCTGGGCGACTACGTGGACAGGGGAAAACAGAGCATCGAGACCATGTGCCTGCTGCTGGCCTACAAGCTCAAGTACCCGGAgcacttcttcctcctccggggCAACCACGAGTGCGCCTCCATCAGCCGCGTCTACGGCTTCTACGACGAGTGCAAGCGCCGCTACTCCGTCCGCCTCTGGCGCCTCTTCGCCGACGCCGTCTTCGCCCAcctcccgcccgccgccctcgtCGACGGCCGCATCCTCTGCGTCCACGGCGGCCTCTCCCCGcaactcctcctccgcgcctgCGACCTCCGCCGCGACATCAACGCGCTCCCCAGGGTGCCAGACGTCCCCGAGTCCGGGCTCCTCTGCGACCTCCTCTGGTCCgacccagccgccgccgccggagccggaggggCTTCGGCTTCTTCCGGGTGGGGGGAGAACGAGAGGGGCGTGTCCTACACGTTTGGGGCGGACGTCGTGGAGCGGTTCCTGGAGCGGCATGACCTCGACCTCGTGTGCCGCGCGCACCAGGTGGTGGAGGACGGCTACCAGTTCTTCGCCGGGAAGAGGATGGTCACCGTCTTCTCCGCGCCCAATTACTGCGGCGAGTTCGATAATGCTGCCGCCATCATGTGCGTCGATGATGAGCTCACTTGCTCGTTTCAGATCATCAGGCCTGCTTCTGCTCGTtacagcaccagcagcagagGGATCCGGTCGCCCTGGTGTTAACTAGCTGTATGTTGAGCTCGATTTTCTTCAGTTGGGCTGAATCAGTGTAATAATTAATCGgatttgattttggtctttGTAATGTACTAACGGCGATTTCAGAGGGGATAGTCGGAACTAGACcgattactttttttttacggattATCATGTTGGGTTGGGCCGACATCTCTTTggtcaaagaagaagaagaagacggtcTACGCGGGCCGGGTATGGGCGTATGGCAGAAACTGGACCAAGacgagagaggaggaagaaaaaagatctTCTATAATTGGGCCTCATGCATTCCAGCACTACCGATCGCGCCTTCATCTAGTGGCCACATACGTATTGGGCCACGGCCCGACATCTCCCGAAAAAGAACATTCATAtggctctaaaaaaaaaacataccgGGTGATGCTTCAAAAAAACGGATATTGCTTCATGTTACTCTAATTTATTAATTTAACCTTTTGGGTGATCTATTGCAAAATTTCTGCCTTTTTTCGGATGATAACTTATGTTTTGTTGAAAGTCCATGCAATTAATCCCCGCGCACGCATGCGTATGTGTATTAGAAAAAGCTGACAGttacatgtactccctccatttcataaaaaatggcacgcacgcattttaagattttattttgatcaacaattagactaattaTTTAAGatttatgtgttacaaaaattatatcattggattcgtatttcaaaaagCTTTTCATAGATATAAAATTGTAACATACTATCTAACATAATTGGtctaatcgttggtcaaaATTCGATCTCGAAAAACGTGTGAAAAGGAGTGATAGCGACAAATATGACACTGTTCGCATATGCAAATGGGAGCAGTTACATGCACAAAAAATGAAAGGCATCAACAAGTCAACTTAAATTTGCTGTCACGTACGTCGTTTCCGGCGACTCTCATTGCACTTGATCGCCTTAAGTAATTAGCTTGTCGAGTTCCTTTCGTCGCCTGCCCGGGCCAGCATATACGGGCAGTTGGCTGCTGACTTTGAGACTTTGATCGATCGAGAGTAGTCCCTGCTAGCTAGGCTGTGTGCCAAAGCTACAGTGTATAAACCCATAGCTATAGGTAGGGAATGGGCCCAGCTAGGACAACACGCGACCGTCAACTTTGACTGGGACTATATCAACTTGTTCGTCCATTCAAATTCATTCATGCTGATCGAATCGAAAGCATGATTTTATTTGCAACCTTTCAGAAAAAGTGTCTCCGCATGAGTAGCGCTAATTACCTTGAGCCAGCTTACGTGCAGTGGAAATGAAGGAACAGTGTCTCAATAACCCCAAttaattgcatgcatgccatgtaGTATTGCCGCTATATTTTGGGGTCAAACCTCAAAATAATGTGTTATTGCTAGTACGTTCAATATTTTTCAGGAAACAGCGCGCAGCAGGTACTAGGTACTTATAATGTATGTAGGTAGGCAAGCTTGCCGTGTGGATTATCGATCACGGATAAGATAGTGCACTCGTGCAACAGATTTTGTGTCACGCAACTTTGGCATGCGTTTCATGGTTCATCACGTCAAACCGAGAATAATATTCATGCACGGGAAGAATATTATATGTTTATGCCCAAttagttgtttctttcttgcaAACAAACAAGAGGTACCACGTGCTCGCGCGCCTCCTTCATTATCCAGCCGACACGTATATATGTGTCGACTGTGTGCTCGACGAGGATATATCATGCTCCCTCCGCTCAACAAACaatgtttcaactttgactaaatttgaatgcatctatacactaaatcacatttaaataaattcaaatttactatcttttttgttttacgGAGATAGCGAGTATATGGATGACCGCCGGTTGTCGGCACATCACCCACCCGGCCGGCTAATCAACAAAGTCCAAATTCGAACGGTAAAACTAGCTAGTACAAGGCGGATGATGCACGTACGTACAACAATAATTTCATTCTTAAACAATATGCACACTAATAATTGGTAACCAGCCAGCGCGCTAAAGTGTACACGACTCCTAATAACACCGATGGCGAATATATTGATTTGTGTACGTAtagagacattttttttcctcgtgGCAGGAAAAAATTTGTTACGTTTTCCCCAAGGGCATGCAACAAATAATTAACTAGTGCGTGCACAAATCTTTTTATCGATATATACTAGAAGCTGCTAGTGCTCTGAGCCTAACAACAGTGGAGAAAACGGCACTTAACCAGCAATCGATCGGTCGAGAATGCATGGTGGACGATCTCGGAAGTTCCGTTTTGTGATCGATATCCATCCATCGAGTTGCCGGCCGACGCGCGACGCGTGGAGCATGTATAGCAAATATATTTGCGGATCGAAAAGGCATACTGCTCCCTCCTGCCTTAAAGTCAGGAGATGGGAAGgagacatgcatgcaaatgaTCATGATGAGACATATGTGTATTCATGCATGGACCTTCGTTTAATTTGTGTACGGTCAGGGTTCGCGCGAGTGTGTGTGTGGCGGAAAAGATAATCTCTCGGTCCCGTCCCATATCAATTGTTACGTATATTTACACGTTTTTTAAGTAtggatacattcatatttagacaaatttgagtcatttaatatgggacggaggagcaGTGTATTCAAACGGCAACAAATTAACTAGTGCGTGTACAAAGTCTCTTTTTGTCAATACGTACTATAGTAGCTGCAAGTGCTCGGGGCCTAACAATGTTGGAGCATGCGGCAATTAACCGGCAGTCGATCGGTCGAGAATGCTTGGCCGGTCATCGATCAGAAATTCCGTTTTGTGACCCATATCCATCCACCATCCACAAACTAGCAAGCTAAAGAAAGGATCAACGGAAAGGAGACGTGCATGATGCACAATATGTAAATCTATGATGAGATTGAATGATGGATGAATTTTCGCACACTCACCTCGTTGATCGATCGAGTTCGAGGCCATATAGATGGAAGCCTTTCTAGTTAGCGGCATGAATCGTGAATTAATGAAAAGAATCTCTCGTGAAATCACTTTTTTTAAATTCTCGGCGGAGCGATGGATCGTGACCGCTTTTGCTTTCTACTTTTCCACCGGATCGATCGAGTGAATGTAAAATCGTCCCAACTTTTCAGCTCCGTGGTCTATATATCGATGGACACAAAATTAAAGGATGGCGACACAGCAGACACGGACATCTCCTGACTTTGTTGACAAATTGTTGTACTCCGTAATATACCTTTACAAGCAACTACTATACCACGCTAACCTTGACTACCTACTCCAATATATGTGtttgcatatatatgcaacgacgcatgcatgcttgGTTAATTCGTCAAAGCGTCGATcgagcatatatatacacgtacGCATGCTTGCTTGTTGCTTCCCTGTTAGCTGTTTCTTTCTAATTGCAAACGCGGGCATATATGTACCACAACATATATATAAGCAAGTTTGCTTCGACAAAGTAGGCGCGTACGTATATGGTTCCATTGTACGTATCTTGATTAATTCAAGTTTAAATTTATCTCAGGTTAACAAAAAGGTATTTGTTGTTAACAACAAGTATATCCCATCGTATCATAGGATTGTTATTTAGCTAGAGAGTCATATTCTTAAATATCCCATCATTTTCAAACCGGGTACGCGgagcccatgcatgcatgactcGATCATGACGTGGATGCATGTTGACTACTCCGTAGCTTTTTTTTCGATCAAAGGAGTTCAGCATGTTGACTAGCTGAGCCGTAGGTCATGCAAGACACGGCTAGCTTAATTATAACGAATACATCCATCCTAATACACTAATTAACTACGtatgcatctttttttttccgttaaCAGTTAACTTGGATCGTTCTATATATTcatgtactcactccgtcaTGACATGTACTTATATACACGCTTTTcgaacatagatacattcatatttgtgtAAATTCGAGTCACTTAggtatgggacggagggagtatataatttgTGTACAAACTACGAAAGTAAAGTAGAAACCTTAATTTGTTCCTGTGTTTCACACATACCCATACGAAGTACTTCACTGCTAGTACGTATGTTATGCGAGGCCAAGCCACTAAGCCAGATGCATTGCGCATTGATAATTGGTAGCACCAGGGAGTACACGTCCGAACGTAATATTATACCTATCCTACATGGATGATTTTTATCCTGGAACTGCCACGTTTATTATTCCCTCCGTTTTAtaattattgtctcaaatttgcctaaaaataaatgtatctatttttaaaaagtgtctggacacatgtaatatttggacaacaattatgaaacggagtgagtaattaattagattcCTATGTATGTCTTAGGGAAGTGCCAAATCAATCTGATGTTTGATAATGTAAGCAAACAAGAAGCTGGTCAGTGatcgtaaaaaaaaacaagaagctGGTTAGTATATAGCTGTCCCGGACTAGGTTAAGGTTAGTTTAGTTAGGACTAGAGGTGTCGTGTCGATCGTCGACGTGATCGATTTCATAGTTTTAACCTGAGGGGCACATGTGTTCAGTACACCTACCGACTATTTTTTTAAGCATGGAAGAAACTTGACTGATTGATTGAGTGTACCAATCAATAAATAACATGACAGTACACTGACGACCGTAGTGCATTCCAAGACAGTGACGTACCGGTTCATACATTTCGAAATCCTGGCAGAATTCTCCGTGCTCTGGACTGGAATATTGTGTGGATTGTACCAAAAGAATACGCATACAAGATAGTACACAGTTTCAAAGAGATCGATGTAGACTCTGGCTAGTTATTTTGTCGCACAAAGGCGACGACGACCAAACCGCGTGCTTGACTGGCTGATTGACTGATGAACGAACAACACGCTAAATTAATCGGTGAGCTAGCTAGGACAGTACcgaaattaattaattgctggcctgtcatgcatatgcaagccCTTCCTGGAGATATGCAATTTAGCTTCGACAATAGTTCGGTAGTGCAGGATCTCAGATCACAAGGTAGCTAAGCATCCGTCGATCATTATCTTGGCAACACGCGTGATATATACCAGACACCCACTGAATTTCCTTGGAATCGAATCGGTCGACCCGACCCGGCCGGCCTGGAAAGGGACAGAACTCGAACATGATTAAGTTGAGCTAATTCCATTAATTAAACTGTTTTGTACTCCTCCAGGAATAGACGATCGAGGGGAGAAACTGTTGTGTGAACGGAGGACTGATTGTGAGTATTCCAAACTGTTTTTTAACGAAAACATTTCGTTCAAGTTACAGAGACAGGTCTGGAGATCGTACTATACGCactgtagctagctaggagcaTTGGAGATGTGGTTAATGTACCTAAGTCGTCGTTGACTGGCAACTAGCTAGATCAACTGGCATCTTGCATTTGCAATCGCCTGCTGTCCCCATCGATCCGCCTCCATAAATAGGCTATATCTCCAACCATAGCAGCAAAGATAAAACAAGAGATTCAGAGAACATCGATCGGTGAGTCTCAGCTCGATCCATCTCTCTGCCGGCCAGCCGGACTAGTGGACTACCAGTCTCAGCTCGATAGGTGAGTCTCTCAATCTACAGCTCGTTTACTTCCCTCATTCACCAGCGGCAAATAGcacagtattttttttttactctctCGGTAATGTGTTTTCATTGTTTGTTGCCGTGTCCTAGTACTACTGCGTACGTTTATGCAGCGGAATCTTTAATTTGCTCTGGCAGGTATAAATTTAGCATACATCAAAATTATCGACGATACATATACGGTAGCTAGTACTGCCCACGTATATGGACTAGAACTCGCTGGTCATGTACACTGCTTCAAGTGCATGCATCTGGACATGGATCGCTGCTGGTGCTGAAGTTCGATAGAGTAAAACGCACGTGCACCCATTTGATTTCAGTAACTGCCACTCCTACTAACTGCAGCAAGAGTGCAATGGatagggaggaggaggcaaaGAAAAGCCAAGGAGAGAATCATCTCGGTTGATCGATCCCCAATTTTGGCTTTTCGGTTGTGAGTGGAGGGAGTATCCGGAACTGAAAAAGGTGTAGCACAAGTACAACCAACGAGCAATCCCCACAAGTATGGTGACTGACTGATTGCTccgattttattttatgtttggtttgatctgatttgattttcttctcttctcctgtCCTCTCGTCCCGTAAAGGAGTCAAATCAATCTCCTCTTGGCATCAccgctctaaaaaaaataactacGCTCTCCTGGACTGGtatctcttttcttttgtttttatttatttggaaataaaaatactaaaaaaaacactgtAGTGCTACAGTTGTCTTTGTCACCTTTCTTACTTCTTTCCGGCCATGCCATGGCTGCTTCCTTGATGGTGACACCTTTTTAGTTGTTGTTTCCTCGTTTCCAACCCTTTTTCCTCGTTTGAAAATAAAGAATACCCTAAAGAATATCCTTTTCCTGAATAATCGGGGGGTCGATTCGATTCAATTTGCCAAGAAATAAAGCCACGGAATAACCACACAGAACAAGAGAATATCCTCCTCCTAGACTCCAGCCTCCAGGCCGAACAAAAACTGAAAACTTTAAACAGTTTCCCCAGTATAAATCTCAACAACTGTTGGTTTCGTTCCCAACAAACCCCAGAACAACACGCCCGCCGAACTTCACAATATCACCCGCGGTCAACAACAACCAGAGAATCCCATCCCGTGCGTCCTCCAGTCTATATATCCATCGATTTCACGGCCTCAAAATCCAATCTTTAACCCCGGGTTCCTTCTTCTCTTGTATCAGCAGAGAAAACAGGGAGAGAAACAGAGCAAGCAAGGAAGAAGATCAATCCGCGGCAGCCATGGCGCGGCCGCAGCTGGAGGTGCTGTCGAAGCTGGACGCGGCGAAGACGCAGTGGTACCACTTCACGGCGATCGTGATCGCCGGCATGGGCTTCTTCACGGACGCCTACGACCTCTTCTGCATCTCCCTCGTCACCAAGCTCCTGGGCCGCATCTACTACCACATCGACGGCTCCCCGACCCcgggctccctccctcccaacgtcgccgccgccgtcaacgGCGTCGCCTTCTGCGGCACGCTCTCCGGCCAGCTCTTCTTCGGCTGGCTCGGCGACAAGATGGGACGCAAGAAGGTCTACGGCATGACGCTCATGTGCATGGTGCTCTGCTCCATCGCCTCCGGCCTCTCCTTCGGCCAGACGCCCACCTCCGTCATGGCCACGCTCTGCTTCTTCCGCTTCTGGCTCGGCTTCGGCATCGGCGGCGACTATCCGTTGTCCGCCACGATCATGTCAGAGTACGCCAACAAGAAGACCCGGGGCGCCTTcatcgccgccgtcttcgccaTGCAGGGCTTCGGCATCCTGACAGGCGGCGTGGTGACTCTCGTCATCTCCTCGGCGTTCAGGGCGGCGTTCGACGCGCCGGCTTACAAGGACGGCGCCATGGCGTCGACGCCGCCCCAGGCCGACTACGTGTGGCGGATCATCCTGATGTTCGGCGCCATCCCGGCCCTGATGACGTACTACTGGCGGATGAAGATGCCGGAGACGGCGCGCTACACGGCGCTTGTGGCCAAGAACGCCaagcaggccgccgccgacatgTCCAAGGTGCTCCAGGTCGAAATCGGCGCCGAGGAAGACAACAACAAGGCTGGCGGCGCCGTGGAGGAGAACCGGAACTCGTTCGGGCTGTTCTCGGCGGAGTTCCTGCGTCGCCACGGGCTTCACCTCCTGGGCACGGCCACATGCTGGTTCCTGCTCGACATCGCCTTCTACTCGCAGAACCTCTTCCAGAAGGACATCTTCACGGCCATCAACTGGATCCCCAAGGCAAACACCATGAGCGCCCTCGAAGAAGTCTACCGCATCGCGCGCGCCCAGACGCTCATCGCGCTCTGCGGCACGGTGCCGGGCTACTGGTTCACGGTGGCGCTCATCGACAGGATCGGCAGGTTCTGGATCCAGCTAGGGGGGTTCTTCTTCATGACCGTCTTCATGCTCTGCCTGGCGGCGCCGTACCACCACTGGACGACGCCCGGGAACCACATCGGCTTCGTCGTGCTCTACGGGctcaccttcttcttcgcAAACTTCGGGCCCAACTCCACGACATTCATCGTCCCCGCGGAGATCTTCCCTGCCAGGCTCAGGTCCACCTGCCATGGCATCTCCGCTGCTGCCGGGAAGCTCGGCGCCATTATTGGGTCCTTTGGGTTCCTCTACCTGGCGCAGAGCCAGGACCCCGCCAAGGTGGACCATGGCTACAAGGCTGGGATTGGGGTCAGGAACTCGCTGTTTATCCTCTCTGTTTGCAATTTCCTCGGGATGGGATTCACCTTCCTCGCGCCGGAGTCCAATGGCCTCTCGCTCGAGGAGCTCTCTGGGGAGAACGAAGACGGCGAGGAccagccggcgccggcgcacgCCAGGACGGTGCCCGTGTGATGGTGAGGAATCTATACTTTTATTAGTGATCTGTGGTCTTGTCTTGAGTTCATTAGATTAGAGTCGGTTCTATTGTGTAAACATGATCAACATGATCGAGAGTTGTTACCGAGATATGAACAGGGGATGTGTGGTGTGTGGGTCAGTTGCTTCTACGGGCAGCTAGTAATTTCGGGTGTGTCAGTCAGTCAGGCCCAAAATACTTACTCTTTTGCAGAGTTTTTGctcttaattttgtttctcttctcGTAGTACTACAGCATCTCCATGATACTCGCGGAACGGAGTAATACATACATGCTCTTTATACTGGCTCTGTGGCTTTTTTTGGTTTGgtatacatacatgcatgaacAGAGTAAAGTTTTAGCACCGTTGGTGGATGAATTGGATCGCCGGCGTTTCACGGGATACCTGACTGACCTGAGAGAGACGTACGTACGGTACAGATGGATGGGTATGCATACTTTGCAGTAGTACTCCATCTTTGAAAATCTCCTTGCATTGCATTCCTTGCACAGCAGTCAGTGTGTGCATAACCAAGCCGCTGTTCCAAGCCACTTGCCTGGCAAGCAACCAAAAAAATCGCTAACTGTACACATGAAGGCATCAAGTTGCACGCGCGCAAAGACTTTTGTTATTCAGTAGTCTTGTTTTGCATGGCGTCCTGCAGCCAGTCTCCACACATGTCCATCTCACGGTCGTACGTCGACAGCAGCTTGCTGTTGAGAGCTGAAAATTTTGCTTGAATTTCGTCCATCCGCCTACCAATGTTGAACTCTCTCTCGACTCACCTACTGTATCAAACAAGGAAAATTCGTGTGTTTCTGATAGAGATCCATCGATGCTAGTAGCTACCTGCACTGCAGTCAAACACACTTGAGGTACAACAGCTTCGCAGCGCTCCTATGTAAAGATCTCAGCCGGTACGCGGCACCTGTAACCTGCCTTGCACACTGCAGATTCTGCTGATTGGCACGAAGCATACCTGCAGTTTCCTTCCTCGCTCGCTCCAGTACTAGTCAAGGAGGGCTTATCAGCTTGTTGGTCATGGTGCCTCACATGCATTGctagtacggagtattacTAGTAAACTGCTCTGCTCCTCGGGACCATATATGAGCTGATCACATGCGTCCCGGGAACACGAGTCCCGTTCGTTCCCGCCACGAACCTGCTGCTAGTGCTAGTACACTCCCAAGTCAACGTCAACGGACTACCATCATTGACCATACAGGATATCTCTGCCTCTTTAATTTGCTGCCAAGCGTACCCTGTTTATACATACAGAGTACGATTGATGGTGTAAGCTGTAACTGTGGATCACGGAAACTGCACATTTCGGTTTAATTTCTGGATTTCATCCCAAAGGGAGGGATTTGAGCGTATGTTTAGAAGAGAGGGGGAAAAAACACTTTGTCATCGCAGAATTTTGTGTTGTGCTAGTACCGGTAACTAGTAATCCGTTTTGGGAAGGTGTTGCCGCGTCGTTTATAAGGGATACAGTTGGTCAGATGGCAGGCACATAAAAGTCTGAACAACTAGCTTCAAAACACTATTCAGTACTGCTGCACTACTGTACTCACGAATGCACTAGCACTGCCTCAAATCATCCTTTAATTATTACTACGGAGTATAATAAAACTTGACCCAGACTCACAAGTCTCTCTCTTTCCTGTAAGATATCTGCATCCGCAACACTTAACTTAGAGAAATCCACCACCaacaatcttcttcttcctcacatGGGCAGCAGGTACTGAAACTCGTAGTCACAGGGGATCACCTCCACGACGTCTTCCACCTTGAGATTGCTACTCTGCCCTCGGAGGCAGTCCACCATGGACTTCCTCAGCGACCACGACGTGGGCAGCTGCTCGCACACCCACCGGAGCAGCGACTCCATGTCCTTGCCGAAATCGTGCATGTTGGAGTGCAGCAGCCCAGGGATCATCACcttcctcgacgacgacgccacCACCAGCGAAGCCTGCAGGTAGTCCAGCTTCGCCTTCTCCAGCTCCATTATCACCCGCTCCGCCCTGTAGATCCGAAGCTGCATCCAGCAAAGCCACCCACGAGACCAGATTCAGACTAAATTTAGACATTCAgtcttttctgaaattttcagTATAAATGAAACTTACTGCTGGAGACGATCTGATGCCGCAGCACAGCGCGAACAGGATGTTGGGCTCCGAGCTGTGCAGCCCGTAGAGGCCCCTCACCTGCTGCTcttccacgtccacgtcgCATTTCCAGAATTCCTGTCAATGTTTGTTTCTTTGATTGTTTGTTCATGATAATCCTGATTGAGAAGGGAGAATGGTGTGATTGTGTGCTGAATTCTCACTTCTTTGACACTGGATGGTTGCCTCAGGATGAAGTTCTCGATCACCAGCGCATTGAACATTTGCCCTGAAACATTGATTGTCGCCTGAAACCAAAACCCCCATAGAAAAAGAGCACGTTACAGTTTATACATTCAGACAAGTTAACTGACAGACTGAAAGATTTCTTCAGAGAAACAACTGTGGGTACTACCTTATTCTTCAGCGCCAGTAACTTCTCAGAGTTTGATGGCAATCCGTGCTGCAGAATCCCCTGGAATATTCAATCAACAACACACACAAATTTTACTCATTAGTACTACTACACTGTAAAggaatgcaaaaaaaaaaaaaatcttaaagaACTGCAGCACTGAAGATGTTGGTCAGAATGCCAGTACATACGTGCATGATGCAGGTGTTGTATATGTTGAGCCAGAACGCAAGCTTCTGCTGGTGCGTCAGAAACCTCAGATCCACCTGCTGCAAGGCCTCCAACATCTCCCTATCATAAAGACAGCAGCGCCAAAATTCAGCACAGATCGGGCTATTTTCTGAAATTCGGTGCTGAACTGAAACCCAATGAATGAATGGATGAACAGGTTTACTGAATTTTACTAACCTGAGCTTGGTGAGCAGAGGAGAGCTGGAGAACCCTCTGGGATCGAAGGAGCTGGACGTGAACCTGACGAGGTTCTTATAAGGCCCAATGTCTCTAACCACCGAGTCCTGGATCGCAAAGATGCCGTAATGATCCTGCTGCCCTCTGCGGTCCTTCTCCTTGGCGACTCCTGCCGCCACGTTGAGCCCCGTGTCGATCCTGAAGCTGCCCTGCGGGGTGTTCTTCCCGGACCTGGCCAGGCTGCCGGacttctccatctccaccgCCCGCGACGACCGGAGCATCCGGATGAAGATGCAGACGAGGCACTTGACGATCCGCTCCGACAGCTTGTTCGGCTGgatcttgctgctgctctgttctTCTCTCTTTGCTGATGTTGGGGAGTG
This is a stretch of genomic DNA from Brachypodium distachyon strain Bd21 chromosome 1, Brachypodium_distachyon_v3.0, whole genome shotgun sequence. It encodes these proteins:
- the LOC100823300 gene encoding uncharacterized protein LOC100823300 isoform X3 — protein: MEYVVAARAPMTTTMSRRTRHPHHHHHQQHQIVDLLPPPPPAPDPHPPQVLELKQQLSNEQTVHSILERALHPTATRSAAALSSIPAFIPSKAKELLAELVLVEEEIARLESQIVTMKQDRLLAQQERSSTMETAVQQEGRRPSSIATAATAPMPYTSNANGSGAPAPASVAPEIKSMFFISQAMNMNAEYLNRHLAADATKSPKDHHHTAASISPKFNTNIFNLPPRNSLDKQSNHRAAAADQKPSKPVQEHSPTSAKREEQSSSKIQPNKLSERIVKCLVCIFIRMLRSSRAVEMEKSGSLARSGKNTPQGSFRIDTGLNVAAGVAKEKDRRGQQDHYGIFAIQDSVVRDIGPYKNLVRFTSSSFDPRGFSSSPLLTKLREMLEALQQVDLRFLTHQQKLAFWLNIYNTCIMHGILQHGLPSNSEKLLALKNKATINVSGQMFNALVIENFILRQPSSVKEEFWKCDVDVEEQQVRGLYGLHSSEPNILFALCCGIRSSPALRIYRAERVIMELEKAKLDYLQASLVVASSSRKVMIPGLLHSNMHDFGKDMESLLRWVCEQLPTSWSLRKSMVDCLRGQSSNLKVEDVVEVIPCDYEFQYLLPM
- the LOC100823300 gene encoding uncharacterized protein LOC100823300 isoform X2 — protein: MEYVVAARAPMTTTMSRRTRHPHHHHHQQHQIVDLLPPPPPAPDPHPPQTGTVGMQTQHQIRRADLEQEVLELKQQLSNEQTVHSILERALHPTATRSAAALSSIPAFIPSKAKELLAELVLVEEEIARLESQIVTMKQDRLLAQQERSSTMETAVQQEGRRPSSIATAATAPMPYTSNANGSGAPAPASVAPEIKSMFFISQAMNMNAEYLNRHLAADATKSPKDHHHTAASISPKFNTNIFNLPPRNSLDKQSNHRAAAADQKPSKPVQEHSPTSAKREEQSSSKIQPNKLSERIVKCLVCIFIRMLRSSRAVEMEKSGSLARSGKNTPQGSFRIDTGLNVAAGVAKEKDRRGQQDHYGIFAIQDSVVRDIGPYKNLVRFTSSSFDPRGFSSSPLLTKLREMLEALQQVDLRFLTHQQKLAFWLNIYNTCIMHGILQHGLPSNSEKLLALKNKATINVSGQMFNALVIENFILRQPSSVKEEFWKCDVDVEEQQVRGLYGLHSSEPNILFALCCGIRSSPALRIYRAERVIMELEKAKLDYLQASLVVASSSRKVMIPGLLHSNMHDFGKDMESLLRWVCEQLPTSWSLRKSMVDCLRGQSSNLKVEDVVEVIPCDYEFQYLLPM
- the LOC100823300 gene encoding uncharacterized protein LOC100823300 isoform X1, with product MEYVVAARAPMTTTMSRRTRHPHHHHHQQHQIVDLLPPPPPAPDPHPPQFQTGTVGMQTQHQIRRADLEQEVLELKQQLSNEQTVHSILERALHPTATRSAAALSSIPAFIPSKAKELLAELVLVEEEIARLESQIVTMKQDRLLAQQERSSTMETAVQQEGRRPSSIATAATAPMPYTSNANGSGAPAPASVAPEIKSMFFISQAMNMNAEYLNRHLAADATKSPKDHHHTAASISPKFNTNIFNLPPRNSLDKQSNHRAAAADQKPSKPVQEHSPTSAKREEQSSSKIQPNKLSERIVKCLVCIFIRMLRSSRAVEMEKSGSLARSGKNTPQGSFRIDTGLNVAAGVAKEKDRRGQQDHYGIFAIQDSVVRDIGPYKNLVRFTSSSFDPRGFSSSPLLTKLREMLEALQQVDLRFLTHQQKLAFWLNIYNTCIMHGILQHGLPSNSEKLLALKNKATINVSGQMFNALVIENFILRQPSSVKEEFWKCDVDVEEQQVRGLYGLHSSEPNILFALCCGIRSSPALRIYRAERVIMELEKAKLDYLQASLVVASSSRKVMIPGLLHSNMHDFGKDMESLLRWVCEQLPTSWSLRKSMVDCLRGQSSNLKVEDVVEVIPCDYEFQYLLPM